In a single window of the Candidatus Kaiserbacteria bacterium genome:
- the infC gene encoding translation initiation factor IF-3, with translation MKVDSVRINQSIRAKELRVIGANGENLGVLPTPEALAAAVEANLDLIEISPNAQPPVAKIMDYGKYQYEINKKAKEVKAKSHVTETKCVQVKIGTGDNDLNLKAKRTAEWLTEGHRVKVDLFLWGRYKYMEEGFLKERLERFLKIIPTEYKIADEMKRSPKGFTTTLERVAKQKSA, from the coding sequence TTGAAAGTAGATTCCGTACGTATTAATCAATCAATTAGAGCGAAAGAGCTTCGTGTAATTGGTGCGAATGGCGAAAATCTTGGTGTACTCCCTACACCAGAGGCGCTTGCTGCAGCAGTTGAAGCAAATCTCGACCTTATTGAAATATCCCCAAATGCGCAACCCCCTGTTGCGAAAATAATGGATTATGGAAAATACCAATACGAAATCAACAAAAAAGCCAAGGAAGTAAAGGCTAAATCACACGTTACCGAAACCAAATGTGTACAGGTAAAGATTGGGACTGGAGACAATGACCTCAATTTGAAGGCAAAACGCACAGCGGAGTGGCTTACGGAGGGACATCGAGTCAAAGTTGACCTTTTCCTCTGGGGACGCTACAAATACATGGAAGAAGGGTTCCTCAAGGAACGTCTTGAACGCTTCTTGAAAATAATCCCCACTGAGTATAAAATAGCCGACGAAATGAAACGAAGTCCCAAAGGCTTTACGACCACACTTGAACGTGTAGCAAAGCAGAAAAGTGCCTAG
- a CDS encoding 50S ribosomal protein L35 yields the protein MIKTNKSYTKRIKVTKNGKLIARKPGRNHFNAKQSGRTRQERRRTQELTMTPRAKNRFLANA from the coding sequence ATGATAAAAACAAACAAATCGTACACGAAGCGTATCAAAGTTACCAAAAATGGTAAACTCATCGCGCGTAAGCCGGGACGCAACCACTTCAATGCGAAGCAATCTGGTCGCACACGTCAGGAGCGTCGTCGTACACAAGAACTCACTATGACGCCACGCGCTAAGAATCGTTTTCTCGCTAACGCATAA
- the rplT gene encoding 50S ribosomal protein L20, producing MSRVKGGVMANKRRKKILAQTKGYIFGRSTKTAQAIEAIHHAHLHSFAHRKDKKNDFRRMWTTRLSAGLRASGLKYSIFMKTLKDKNILLNRKMLALLADERPESFERFLAKVK from the coding sequence ATGTCACGAGTAAAAGGAGGAGTAATGGCGAACAAACGCCGTAAAAAAATCCTCGCACAAACAAAAGGATACATCTTTGGCCGCTCTACAAAAACAGCGCAAGCTATCGAAGCAATCCACCACGCACACCTTCACTCATTCGCACACCGCAAAGACAAGAAGAATGACTTCCGTCGCATGTGGACGACACGCCTCAGTGCAGGTCTCCGAGCATCAGGACTTAAGTACAGCATCTTTATGAAGACCTTGAAGGATAAAAACATCCTTCTCAATCGCAAGATGCTTGCTCTCCTCGCCGATGAACGTCCAGAATCATTCGAACGATTTCTCGCAAAAGTAAAGTAG
- a CDS encoding MBL fold metallo-hydrolase has product MTKLSFHGGTGSVTGANFLFDTGNARFLVDCGLVQGDRFASAKNADPFAYDPNTVNVLLVTHAHADHIGRIPKLVKDGFSGVIYSTPPTRDLAAVMLQDAYKVMLFEEEKFGTPRVFERQDIEHALSLWKTHTYHDTFSIPDEVSVTFTDAGHILGSAMITLERNGKKFLCTGDIGNIPQPLLNPPEIVPDYDYLLMESVYGDRSHEEVKERTDLLRMYIEDTIHKGGTLIIPAFSLERTQGMLFEINNLFENEGLQPIPVFLDSPLAISVTEIYRGYTSYLKEDVQTQIREGDDIFNFPKLSFTHSMKDSAKIGQEHGAKIIIAGSGMSHGGRIQEHERNYLEDPKTTLLLVGYQAVGSIGRLLNDGAKKVRILDTDVKVRAKIARIRGYSGHADRDQLVHFVEQGGEKVKQVFVTMGEERASLFLVQRLRDYLDVNAVAPAEHETIEIDF; this is encoded by the coding sequence ATGACAAAACTAAGTTTTCACGGGGGCACAGGCAGTGTAACGGGAGCAAATTTTCTTTTTGATACAGGGAATGCCCGCTTTTTAGTAGATTGTGGATTGGTGCAGGGTGATAGATTTGCTTCTGCGAAAAATGCAGACCCCTTTGCGTATGATCCCAATACCGTGAATGTTCTCCTCGTTACTCACGCACATGCCGACCACATTGGTCGTATCCCGAAGCTTGTTAAGGATGGTTTCAGTGGTGTTATTTATTCCACACCACCCACACGTGATTTAGCAGCGGTAATGCTTCAGGATGCATACAAAGTGATGCTTTTTGAAGAAGAAAAATTTGGCACTCCACGTGTGTTTGAAAGGCAGGATATTGAGCATGCACTTTCACTTTGGAAAACCCACACGTACCACGATACATTTTCTATACCGGACGAGGTGAGTGTTACCTTTACTGACGCAGGACATATTCTCGGTTCTGCCATGATTACTTTAGAACGCAATGGAAAGAAATTCCTCTGCACGGGTGATATTGGTAATATTCCACAGCCACTTTTAAACCCACCTGAAATTGTTCCTGACTACGATTACCTTCTTATGGAAAGTGTCTATGGTGATCGTTCACATGAGGAGGTGAAGGAACGTACCGACCTCCTCCGTATGTATATTGAGGACACGATTCATAAAGGGGGCACGCTTATTATCCCCGCCTTTTCTCTCGAGCGTACCCAAGGAATGCTCTTTGAGATCAATAATCTCTTTGAAAACGAGGGACTTCAGCCAATCCCCGTATTCCTGGATTCGCCACTCGCTATCTCGGTGACCGAGATTTACCGTGGGTACACCAGCTATCTCAAGGAAGATGTGCAGACACAGATTAGGGAAGGGGACGATATCTTTAATTTTCCAAAACTTTCCTTTACGCACTCAATGAAAGATTCTGCAAAGATTGGACAGGAACATGGAGCGAAGATTATTATCGCAGGTTCGGGAATGAGTCATGGAGGACGTATACAGGAGCACGAGCGCAATTATCTCGAAGACCCAAAGACCACATTACTCCTTGTGGGGTATCAGGCGGTGGGTAGTATTGGACGATTACTAAATGATGGCGCAAAAAAGGTACGTATACTCGATACAGACGTTAAAGTACGTGCTAAGATTGCGCGCATTCGTGGATATTCAGGACATGCAGACCGAGACCAACTCGTTCATTTTGTGGAACAAGGAGGAGAAAAGGTTAAGCAGGTCTTTGTAACTATGGGAGAAGAACGTGCCTCTCTTTTCTTGGTGCAACGTCTCCGCGACTATTTAGATGTAAATGCGGTTGCTCCGGCAGAGCACGAGACTATCGAAATAGATTTTTAA
- a CDS encoding nucleoside-diphosphate kinase (catalyzes the formation of nucleoside triphosphate from ATP and nucleoside diphosphate), with translation MNKKPHQERTFVILKPDTVQRSLIGEVIGRFERTGLKFIAMKMFVPESEKLMIHYNKDEAWFLKKGNRIIEDLKAQGLPVEKDAMTYGRAIIDTIVTYMTAAPVVGMILEGNQAVAVVTKLVGTTEPSTSDVGTIRGDYTVDSYAHSSFENRAVRNLIHCSESPEEAEREIKVWFTEEEIMNYVTAQERIMYDVNFDGTKE, from the coding sequence ATGAACAAAAAACCACACCAAGAGCGGACATTTGTCATTTTGAAGCCCGATACGGTACAACGGTCGCTTATTGGTGAGGTTATTGGCCGTTTTGAGCGCACGGGACTCAAGTTTATTGCAATGAAGATGTTTGTGCCAGAAAGCGAGAAACTGATGATTCATTACAACAAAGACGAGGCATGGTTTTTGAAAAAAGGGAATCGCATTATCGAAGATTTGAAGGCACAAGGACTTCCGGTAGAGAAAGATGCTATGACATACGGTCGCGCTATTATTGATACCATTGTCACCTACATGACTGCAGCGCCCGTAGTGGGAATGATTCTCGAGGGTAATCAAGCAGTAGCCGTAGTCACAAAGCTCGTGGGTACCACAGAGCCATCCACTTCAGATGTGGGTACTATTCGTGGAGACTACACGGTAGATTCATATGCCCATTCATCATTTGAGAATCGTGCAGTACGAAATCTCATCCATTGTTCTGAGTCTCCAGAAGAGGCGGAGCGAGAGATTAAGGTCTGGTTTACCGAGGAAGAAATCATGAATTATGTGACTGCACAGGAACGTATTATGTATGATGTTAACTTCGACGGGACGAAGGAATAG
- the map gene encoding type I methionyl aminopeptidase: protein MALIKTPEEIERLRAGGKVLAQILKELATYVKPGISTEDINDYALKLAEDYGAEPVLLGYQPTFAMDPYPAALCTSVNNTVQHGVPRADEILEEGDIINLDMTIGYQGMIVDSGITIPVGKTDAESMKLITTTQEALMLGIKQAKPGNHIGDISHAIETFVHSRGFSIVEALCGHGVGHAVHEDPQIPNFGKAGRGPLIKVGNVFAIEPIVNIGSKEVIFDDEGDGYSVFTVDGSRSAHFEHTVAITENGPEIVTKL from the coding sequence ATGGCACTTATTAAAACCCCTGAAGAGATTGAGCGACTTCGCGCGGGAGGAAAAGTGCTCGCTCAGATACTCAAGGAATTGGCTACATACGTGAAGCCTGGCATTTCAACCGAAGATATCAATGACTACGCCCTAAAACTTGCCGAGGACTATGGTGCTGAACCGGTACTGCTCGGCTACCAACCCACTTTTGCAATGGATCCATACCCTGCAGCGTTGTGTACCTCGGTCAATAATACCGTGCAACATGGTGTACCTCGTGCAGATGAGATTCTCGAAGAGGGAGATATTATCAACCTCGATATGACGATTGGGTACCAAGGAATGATAGTGGATTCGGGTATTACTATTCCTGTAGGGAAGACGGATGCAGAGTCTATGAAACTCATCACAACAACGCAGGAAGCGCTTATGCTCGGTATCAAGCAAGCAAAGCCTGGGAATCATATTGGTGACATTAGTCACGCGATTGAGACCTTCGTACACTCACGCGGATTCAGTATTGTGGAAGCCTTGTGCGGGCACGGAGTGGGACATGCAGTACACGAAGACCCACAGATTCCTAATTTTGGAAAAGCTGGAAGGGGGCCACTTATTAAAGTCGGTAATGTCTTTGCAATTGAGCCTATTGTAAATATCGGAAGTAAAGAAGTGATTTTTGATGACGAAGGTGACGGATACAGTGTCTTTACGGTAGATGGTTCACGAAGTGCGCATTTTGAGCACACTGTTGCAATCACGGAAAATGGCCCTGAGATTGTGACCAAGTTGTAG
- a CDS encoding nucleoside monophosphate kinase produces the protein MQTYTIIFVGPQGSGKGTQIEMLSKFLKMHDPTRRVIDVQTGRRFRALAMKGEGFTEKKVHETLDTGMLQPLFLSVMLWSDAFHQHLDPEAHLLIDGFPRTIHEAEVLESALAFYRRNHVIVIDLVTEEAVVRERMIKRARKDDTSASIEARLTWYREETLPVLDYYRTRSNTSVIDCDGSDTILGVHTQILQALSLA, from the coding sequence ATGCAAACATATACTATTATATTCGTTGGACCACAGGGAAGCGGAAAAGGAACCCAGATTGAAATGCTTTCGAAGTTTTTGAAGATGCATGATCCCACACGTCGCGTCATTGATGTGCAAACAGGGCGTAGGTTTCGTGCACTAGCGATGAAAGGGGAGGGGTTTACGGAAAAAAAGGTGCACGAAACCCTTGATACAGGGATGCTACAGCCACTGTTTCTTTCGGTAATGCTTTGGAGTGATGCTTTTCATCAGCATCTCGACCCCGAAGCTCATCTCCTCATTGATGGATTTCCACGTACCATTCATGAAGCTGAAGTACTCGAAAGTGCACTCGCTTTTTACCGTCGCAACCACGTAATTGTGATTGATTTAGTAACCGAAGAAGCGGTGGTGCGTGAACGTATGATAAAGCGTGCACGGAAGGATGATACGAGTGCCTCCATAGAAGCGCGTCTTACCTGGTATCGGGAAGAAACACTCCCCGTGCTCGACTACTACCGTACACGGTCAAATACTTCGGTCATCGACTGCGATGGGTCAGATACAATTCTTGGTGTCCATACACAAATATTACAAGCGCTTTCACTCGCATAG
- a CDS encoding AAA family ATPase gives MKKHIITLGGLPGSGKSTVKRLLAEKLGYATFSTGDFVREMAHERNLTLEEFNELVKRDKTLDLLIDERLKRIEAEEDFYVIDSHLAFHFVPSAFSVFLSISPELSAQRIFNDASSPLRIKSGDTMASHAEAYTRTQMRIQNHIERYAKHYGINPYNESQYCLIIDTEARTPEVVADIVHTEYQSWLTG, from the coding sequence ATGAAGAAACACATCATTACTCTCGGAGGACTTCCCGGTAGTGGAAAATCCACGGTAAAACGCCTTTTAGCTGAGAAACTTGGATATGCCACCTTTTCGACAGGAGATTTTGTTCGTGAAATGGCGCATGAGCGCAATCTCACTCTTGAAGAATTTAATGAACTCGTGAAGCGCGACAAAACGCTCGATCTACTGATCGATGAGCGTTTAAAGCGTATTGAGGCAGAAGAAGATTTTTATGTCATCGACTCACATCTCGCGTTTCACTTTGTACCGAGTGCATTCTCCGTATTTCTTTCAATATCTCCCGAATTGTCAGCACAGCGTATTTTTAATGACGCCTCCTCTCCACTTCGCATAAAAAGTGGTGACACTATGGCATCACATGCGGAAGCATACACGCGCACACAAATGCGTATTCAGAATCACATTGAGCGTTATGCGAAACACTATGGCATCAATCCGTACAACGAGTCGCAGTATTGTTTAATCATTGATACTGAGGCACGCACACCAGAGGTTGTCGCAGATATTGTGCACACTGAATATCAGTCATGGCTCACTGGATAA